A window of the Henckelia pumila isolate YLH828 chromosome 3, ASM3356847v2, whole genome shotgun sequence genome harbors these coding sequences:
- the LOC140887095 gene encoding vacuolar protein sorting-associated protein 2 homolog 2-like, which translates to MNLNIFKKKTSPKDALRTSKREMTIATRGIEREIASLQMEERKLVAEIKKTAKTGNEAATKILARQLVRLRQQITNLQGSRAQIRGVATHTQALYASTSISTGMKGATKAMTAMNKQMEPAKQTKMIKEFQKEAAQMDLTIEMMSDAIDETLDKDEAEEETEELTNQVLDEIGVDIASQLSSAPKGRITSKKAENAPSSVASTDVEDLEKRLASLRRI; encoded by the exons ATGAATCTCAACATTTTCAAGAAGAAAACTTCGCCTAAAG ATGCACTGAGAACCAGCAAAAGGGAGATGACGATTGCCACGAGAG GGATTGAACGTGAGATTGCATCTTTACAAATGGAG GAGAGGAAATTGGTAGCAGAGATCAAGAAAACGGCTAAAACAGGAAATGAG GCTGCCACAAAAATCTTAGCTCGTCAATTAGTTCGGCTCCGGCAGCAAATAACAAACTTGCAAGGGAGTCGTGCCCAGATCAGAGGTGTGGCAACTCATACTCAG GCATTGTATGCCAGTACTTCAATTTCAACTGGTATGAAAGGTGCAACCAAAGCCATGACCGCCATGAACAAG CAAATGGAACCTGCAAAACAAACTAAAATGATCAAAGAATTCCAGAaagaggcagcgcagatggacCTGACG ATTGAAATGATGTCGGATGCGATTGATGAGACGTTAGACAAAGATGAGGCTGAGGAAGAGACTGAAGAACTTACCAACCAGGTGCTTGATGAGATTGGCGTCGACATTGCATCACAG CTATCCTCAGCTCCAAAAGGACGTATCACATCAAAGAAAGCTGAAAATGCTCCCAG TTCTGTTGCATCCACTGATGTTGAAGACCTCGAGAAAAGGCTGGCATCCCTTCGACGAATATGA
- the LOC140891626 gene encoding vacuolar protein sorting-associated protein 54, chloroplastic isoform X1, with protein sequence MDSPSSRSPGSSESPTANPRKPFNLTVSSLSKSITDSSSQSFSSILNNPNPSSSVVGWWSSSTSVPAPEFAPLPSVPKPGSELSRSDFATYLSSIYDSHSRFVDILKQHDRDDLGLEGNLTPTAAGEALVACLREVPALYFKEDFELEDGATFKTACPFRTTSENFALQERLSQYLDVVELHLVREISLRSSSFFEAQGQLEDLNAKIVEGCRRVRELKETIRLLDSDLVGSARRVQELSMKRGDSIALQNKLGLVMSVNQGLSTLQLLVASADCVGALDIIDDLQNLLDGDELIGLHCFRHLRDHVAASIDTINSILSAEFVRASLRGPDNDLSVTTSTFVFDGTNDEVRLMEERSSHFQDQLLPLIIGLLRTGKLPAVLRIYCDTLASDIKTSVKIMVENRPLESDTISGEGMADADGGGSSLGSKLKSLSPESFLKLLEEIFKTVQTRLLRASEVKRAIEWIMGNIDGHYAAASVAAAIAHGAAVPEAAPDSDGHVSSFVPHYSQNAARVSSIQGRGYDATNPSLSRNFRADILRENAEALFAACDAAHGRWAKIVGIRSQIHPKLRLQDFLGVYNISQEFISSTEKIGGRLGYSIRGTLQSQAKSFIDFQHESRMAKMRALLDQENWAEIDVPDEFQTIVTLFSYAEPEPSGNNGVAPGDLTSSSSDLVSSHDDAATVDAGPSNSSPHIEKPNSNGTYLDHMPNTESSRLSGASNSDVSTSAHGNSTSIKERGKSSLRMLYFKGVGYHMVNCGLYLVKMMSEYIDMNDCLPSLSAEIVHRVAEILKFFNSRTAHLVLGANALQVSGLKSITARHLAMASQVISFTYAIIPEIRRILLLKVPDTYKGLLQIEIGRVATDYKNHRDEIHSKLVQIMRERLLLHLRSMAQIVEGWNRSVDTELQPSQFARSLTKEVGQLLRTLSKHLLEEDVQAIFGQVVVILHSQIFEAFSHLEISTPQAKSRLQYDIQHILGCIRSLPSDNLSKSDPPNWGLLDEFLAQHFGSQSGE encoded by the exons ATGGATTCACCGTCTTCTCGATCGCCGGGAAGTTCGGAATCCCCGACTGCAAACCCTAGGAAACCCTTCAATCTCACCGTTTCATCATTGTCGAAATCAATCACCGATTCGAGTAGCCAAAGCTTCTCCTCCATTCTAAACAATCCTAATCCTTCTTCATCAGTCGTTGGTTGGTGGTCTTCCTCCACTTCTGTCCCCGCCCCGGAATTCGCCCCTCTGCCATCCGTACCAAAACCCGGATCAGAACTCAGCAGATCCGATTTCGCCACTTACCTATCGTCTATATATGATTCTCATTCTCGATTCGTCGACATTCTCAAGCAGCATGACAGGGATGACCTAGGACTCGAGGGGAATTTGACTCCCACTGCTGCGGGTGAGGCGTTGGTGGCATGCCTGAGGGAGGTTCCGGCGCTATATTTCAAagaagattttgaattggaGGATGGCGCAACGTTTAAGACAGCTTGCCCGTTCAGAACAACGTCGGAGAATTTCGCATTGCAGGAGCGGCTGTCGCAGTATTTGGATGTGGTGGAGCTACATTTGGTGAGGGAGATTTCATTGCGTTCAAGCTCGTTTTTCGAGGCACAGGGGCAGTTGGAAGATTTGAATGCGAAGATCGTGGAAGGGTGCAGGAGGGTTAGGGAGCTTAAGGAGACAATCAGACTTCTGGATTCAGATTTGGTGGGTTCAGCTAGGAGGGTTCAAGAGCTCAGCATGAAACGTGGAGATTCGATTGCATTGCAGAATAAGCTTGGGCTGGTGATGTCAGTCAATCAGGGTCTCTCCACCCTACAGTTA CTTGTCGCCTCTGCAGATTGTGTTGGAGCTTTAGATATTATCGATGATCTACAGAATCTATTG GATGGAGATGAGCTGATTGGTCTTCACTGCTTCCGCCATCTTCGTGATCATGTAGCAGCTTCAATTGACACTATTAACAG CATTCTTTCAGCAGAGTTTGTCCGTGCATCGTTGCGTGGTCCTGACAATGATCTATCGGTTACTACATCTACCTTCGTCTTTGATGGAACAAACGATGAA GTTAGACTGATGGAGGAACGATCCTCTCATTTTCAAGACCAGCTTCTTCCTCTCATCATTGGATTGCTTAGGACG GGAAAATTGCCCGCAGTGTTGAGAATCTATTGTGATACACTTGCTTCTGATATAAAGACCTCTGTCAAAATAATGGTTGAGAATAGGCCATTGGAGTCAGATACCATCTCTGGAGAGGGGATGGCGGATGCAGATG GTGGAGGTTCGTCTCTCGGAAGTAAGTTGAAGAGCCTATCACCTGAGAGCTTTCTTAAACTTTTGGAGGAAATTTTCAAGACAGTGCAG ACGCGCTTATTGCGAGCTTCTGAAGTCAAAAGAGCAATTGAATGGATCATGGGAAATATTGATGGCCACTATGCTGCTGCTTCAGTTGCTGCTGCAATTGCACATGGTGCAGCAGTTCCAGAAGCAGCTCCAGACTCTGATGGTCATGTCAGTTCCTTTGTACCACATTATTCCCAGAATGCCGCAAGGGTTTCATCAATCCAGGGAAGGGGATATGATGCTACAAATCCAAGTCTCTCAAGaaattttag AGCTGATATTTTAAGGGAGAATGCGGAAGCTCTGTTTGCAGCTTGTGATGCTGCTCATGGTAGATGGGCAAAGATTGTTGGAATCCGTTCTCAAATTCACCCAAAGCTTAGATTGCAGGACTTCCTTGGTGTTTATAACATCAGCCAGGAATTTATAAGTTCAACAGAAAAG ATTGGTGGAAGGTTGGGATATAGCATTCGTGGAACACTACAATCACAAGCGAAATCCTTTATTGATTTCCAGCACGAATCTCGA ATGGCTAAGATGAGGGCTTTACTTGACCAAGAAAATTGGGCTGAGATAGATGTGCCGGATGAGTTTCAGACCATTGTCACATTGTTCTCTTATGCTGAACCCGAACCTTCTGGAAATAATGGTGTAGCTCCTGGTGATCTCACTTCAAGCTCTAGTGACTTGGTATCAAGCCATGATGATGCAGCCACAGTGGATGCTGGTCCATCAAATTCATCTCCACATATCGAGAAGCCTAATTCTAATGGGACATATCTGGATCATATGCCAAATACTGAATCATCACGCTTGAGCGGGGCCAGCAATTCTGATGTTAGTACTTCCGCTCATGGTAACAGTACCAGCATTAAGGAACGTGGAAAATCTTCCCTTCGAATGCTTTATTTTAAAGGTGTTGGATATCACATGGTGAACTG TGGATTGTATTTAGTGAAGATGATGTCAGAGTACATAGATATGAACGATTGTTTACCCAGTCTATCTGCGGAAATAGTTCACCGGGTTGCTGAGATCTTAAAGTTTTTCAATTCAAGGACTGCTCATCTTGTGCTTGGAGCGAATGCCTTACAG gTTTCAGGTTTGAAATCTATTACCGCTAGACACTTGGCTATGGCTAGCCAGGTTATCAGCTTCACATACGCCATCATCCCCG AAATTAGGAGGATTCTCTTGCTCAAAGTTCCTGACACCTACAAGGGGCTATTACAGATAGAGATTGGTCGTGTAGCAACG GATTACAAAAATCACCGAGATGAGATTCACTCCAAGCTGGTTCAAATAATGAGAGAAAGGTTGCTTCTGCATCTGAGGAGCATGGCACAAATTGTTGAAGGTTGGAATAGATCTGTGGATACTGAGTTACAACCTAGTCAGTTTGCTCGGTCTCTTACCAAG GAGGTCGGCCAGCTGTTACGTACATTATCTAAGCATCTGCTTGAAGAGGATGTTCAGGCTATTTTTGG ACAAGTTGTGGTCATCTTGCACTCCCAAATATTTGAAGCATTTTCTCACCTAGAGATAAGCACTCCACAGGCGAAAAGCAG ACTTCAGTATGACATCCAACATATACTTGGATGCATCAGATCTTTACCTTCTGATAATTTGAGTAAATCGGATCCCCCAAACTGGGGGCTTCTGGATGAATTCCTGGCACAACACTTTGGGTCTCAGTCTGGCGAATAA
- the LOC140891626 gene encoding vacuolar protein sorting-associated protein 54, chloroplastic isoform X2, with amino-acid sequence MDSPSSRSPGSSESPTANPRKPFNLTVSSLSKSITDSSSQSFSSILNNPNPSSSVVGWWSSSTSVPAPEFAPLPSVPKPGSELSRSDFATYLSSIYDSHSRFVDILKQHDRDDLGLEGNLTPTAAGEALVACLREVPALYFKEDFELEDGATFKTACPFRTTSENFALQERLSQYLDVVELHLVREISLRSSSFFEAQGQLEDLNAKIVEGCRRVRELKETIRLLDSDLVGSARRVQELSMKRGDSIALQNKLGLVMSVNQGLSTLQLLVASADCVGALDIIDDLQNLLDGDELIGLHCFRHLRDHVAASIDTINSILSAEFVRASLRGPDNDLSVTTSTFVFDGTNDEVRLMEERSSHFQDQLLPLIIGLLRTGKLPAVLRIYCDTLASDIKTSVKIMVENRPLESDTISGEGMADADGGGSSLGSKLKSLSPESFLKLLEEIFKTVQTRLLRASEVKRAIEWIMGNIDGHYAAASVAAAIAHGAAVPEAAPDSDGHVSSFVPHYSQNAARVSSIQGRGYDATNPSLSRNFRADILRENAEALFAACDAAHGRWAKIVGIRSQIHPKLRLQDFLGVYNISQEFISSTEKIGGRLGYSIRGTLQSQAKSFIDFQHESRMAKMRALLDQENWAEIDVPDEFQTIVTLFSYAEPEPSGNNGVAPGDLTSSSSDLVSSHDDAATVDAGPSNSSPHIEKPNSNGTYLDHMPNTESSRLSGASNSDVSTSAHGNSTSIKERGKSSLRMLYFKGVGYHMVNCGLYLVKMMSEYIDMNDCLPSLSAEIVHRVAEILKFFNSRTAHLVLGANALQVSGLKSITARHLAMASQVISFTYAIIPGGFSCSKFLTPTRGYYR; translated from the exons ATGGATTCACCGTCTTCTCGATCGCCGGGAAGTTCGGAATCCCCGACTGCAAACCCTAGGAAACCCTTCAATCTCACCGTTTCATCATTGTCGAAATCAATCACCGATTCGAGTAGCCAAAGCTTCTCCTCCATTCTAAACAATCCTAATCCTTCTTCATCAGTCGTTGGTTGGTGGTCTTCCTCCACTTCTGTCCCCGCCCCGGAATTCGCCCCTCTGCCATCCGTACCAAAACCCGGATCAGAACTCAGCAGATCCGATTTCGCCACTTACCTATCGTCTATATATGATTCTCATTCTCGATTCGTCGACATTCTCAAGCAGCATGACAGGGATGACCTAGGACTCGAGGGGAATTTGACTCCCACTGCTGCGGGTGAGGCGTTGGTGGCATGCCTGAGGGAGGTTCCGGCGCTATATTTCAAagaagattttgaattggaGGATGGCGCAACGTTTAAGACAGCTTGCCCGTTCAGAACAACGTCGGAGAATTTCGCATTGCAGGAGCGGCTGTCGCAGTATTTGGATGTGGTGGAGCTACATTTGGTGAGGGAGATTTCATTGCGTTCAAGCTCGTTTTTCGAGGCACAGGGGCAGTTGGAAGATTTGAATGCGAAGATCGTGGAAGGGTGCAGGAGGGTTAGGGAGCTTAAGGAGACAATCAGACTTCTGGATTCAGATTTGGTGGGTTCAGCTAGGAGGGTTCAAGAGCTCAGCATGAAACGTGGAGATTCGATTGCATTGCAGAATAAGCTTGGGCTGGTGATGTCAGTCAATCAGGGTCTCTCCACCCTACAGTTA CTTGTCGCCTCTGCAGATTGTGTTGGAGCTTTAGATATTATCGATGATCTACAGAATCTATTG GATGGAGATGAGCTGATTGGTCTTCACTGCTTCCGCCATCTTCGTGATCATGTAGCAGCTTCAATTGACACTATTAACAG CATTCTTTCAGCAGAGTTTGTCCGTGCATCGTTGCGTGGTCCTGACAATGATCTATCGGTTACTACATCTACCTTCGTCTTTGATGGAACAAACGATGAA GTTAGACTGATGGAGGAACGATCCTCTCATTTTCAAGACCAGCTTCTTCCTCTCATCATTGGATTGCTTAGGACG GGAAAATTGCCCGCAGTGTTGAGAATCTATTGTGATACACTTGCTTCTGATATAAAGACCTCTGTCAAAATAATGGTTGAGAATAGGCCATTGGAGTCAGATACCATCTCTGGAGAGGGGATGGCGGATGCAGATG GTGGAGGTTCGTCTCTCGGAAGTAAGTTGAAGAGCCTATCACCTGAGAGCTTTCTTAAACTTTTGGAGGAAATTTTCAAGACAGTGCAG ACGCGCTTATTGCGAGCTTCTGAAGTCAAAAGAGCAATTGAATGGATCATGGGAAATATTGATGGCCACTATGCTGCTGCTTCAGTTGCTGCTGCAATTGCACATGGTGCAGCAGTTCCAGAAGCAGCTCCAGACTCTGATGGTCATGTCAGTTCCTTTGTACCACATTATTCCCAGAATGCCGCAAGGGTTTCATCAATCCAGGGAAGGGGATATGATGCTACAAATCCAAGTCTCTCAAGaaattttag AGCTGATATTTTAAGGGAGAATGCGGAAGCTCTGTTTGCAGCTTGTGATGCTGCTCATGGTAGATGGGCAAAGATTGTTGGAATCCGTTCTCAAATTCACCCAAAGCTTAGATTGCAGGACTTCCTTGGTGTTTATAACATCAGCCAGGAATTTATAAGTTCAACAGAAAAG ATTGGTGGAAGGTTGGGATATAGCATTCGTGGAACACTACAATCACAAGCGAAATCCTTTATTGATTTCCAGCACGAATCTCGA ATGGCTAAGATGAGGGCTTTACTTGACCAAGAAAATTGGGCTGAGATAGATGTGCCGGATGAGTTTCAGACCATTGTCACATTGTTCTCTTATGCTGAACCCGAACCTTCTGGAAATAATGGTGTAGCTCCTGGTGATCTCACTTCAAGCTCTAGTGACTTGGTATCAAGCCATGATGATGCAGCCACAGTGGATGCTGGTCCATCAAATTCATCTCCACATATCGAGAAGCCTAATTCTAATGGGACATATCTGGATCATATGCCAAATACTGAATCATCACGCTTGAGCGGGGCCAGCAATTCTGATGTTAGTACTTCCGCTCATGGTAACAGTACCAGCATTAAGGAACGTGGAAAATCTTCCCTTCGAATGCTTTATTTTAAAGGTGTTGGATATCACATGGTGAACTG TGGATTGTATTTAGTGAAGATGATGTCAGAGTACATAGATATGAACGATTGTTTACCCAGTCTATCTGCGGAAATAGTTCACCGGGTTGCTGAGATCTTAAAGTTTTTCAATTCAAGGACTGCTCATCTTGTGCTTGGAGCGAATGCCTTACAG gTTTCAGGTTTGAAATCTATTACCGCTAGACACTTGGCTATGGCTAGCCAGGTTATCAGCTTCACATACGCCATCATCCCCG GAGGATTCTCTTGCTCAAAGTTCCTGACACCTACAAGGGGCTATTACAGATAG